Genomic DNA from Tissierellales bacterium:
GGCTCCATATATTCTCCTGTATAAATAAAGACATCCGCCTTCTTTATTTTGCTAATATCCTGTGGAGTAGGTTCATAGGAATGGGCTTCTACTCCTGGTGGAAGTAATAGGTCAATTTCCCCTTTATCCTTTACAATTTCCCTTGTAAAATCATATTGAGGAAATAAAGTTGTAATAATTTGTATTTTTTCTTTACCTTCTTTATTATTTGCAGATTCTTTTGTAACTGAATTACAGCCAATTACTAAACCTAATATCAATATCAATATAGTTATACTAATTAAAAATTTCCCTTTTTCCATAAATACCCTCCTCAATTCATGGTAACCATTTCTAAATACTATAAACACGTTCTTTATGATTTATTTCCAAAACAACGTTTAATATTCACAATTGCAAATGCAAATCATTAGCAACTAGTTTTTTTCTAAAAAACCCCCTTAACAAAAACGTTAAGGGCTTTTTTGCAAAAATGCTACCTTTCATTTATTTTAATAAAAGTATATATAACTTATTATATTTAGTCAATTAATGAATTAAACTTGAGAAAATTTCATGTAAACACCCATGGTTAGGGATATATTTTTTGCTTTATTAGGAAGGTCATCTTGTGGCCTCCCTTATTTTTGTTCTTCTTTATGCCTAGACCCATATTCTACTCCTGAAGTATTTCTAACTGGCTGTGGGAATAAATTCATAAGCTCGTATATTTCGTTTGGAACATCTGTATTTACATTAAGTCCTAAATTTTTTGCTATATCTACATTAATGGGAAAGTCATGAGTCCAACGACCTTGAGTTAATGTTTTTGCTATATTCTTTTTTTCTTCTAATGGGTGCCAGTCTGGTAATAAGCCTAATATACAATTTTCCAATTGATTTATAGCTTTCTGCGATATATCTGCTAATATAAGGGTTTCATCATCGATATCCCTAATATCTTTCTGTTTTAGCACATTGACAATAGACGGTGCTGGATATTGACTTATTTGTGGATCTACTGGTCCTAACATTGAATGTTCTCCCATAACTATTTCATCTGCCGCTAAAGCAATTAAGGTACCACCAGACATAGCATAATGTGGAACATATACTGTAACTTTACCTTTATGCTTTCTTAAAGCACTAGCTATCTGAAGAGATGCTAAAGCAAGACCTCCAGGCGTATGCAATATTATATCTATTGGCACATCTGGATCAGTCATTTGTATTGCACCTATAATTCGTTCTGAATCATTAATATCT
This window encodes:
- a CDS encoding zinc ABC transporter substrate-binding protein — protein: MEKGKFLISITILILILGLVIGCNSVTKESANNKEGKEKIQIITTLFPQYDFTREIVKDKGEIDLLLPPGVEAHSYEPTPQDISKIKKADVFIYTGEYMEP
- a CDS encoding ATP-dependent Clp protease proteolytic subunit, with translation MFWYIFMLFIFVSVLEPAIKQGVLKGSRQKLISKIEKRNKSRVITLIHRQETVSLLGLPVMRYIDINDSERIIGAIQMTDPDVPIDIILHTPGGLALASLQIASALRKHKGKVTVYVPHYAMSGGTLIALAADEIVMGEHSMLGPVDPQISQYPAPSIVNVLKQKDIRDIDDETLILADISQKAINQLENCILGLLPDWHPLEEKKNIAKTLTQGRWTHDFPINVDIAKNLGLNVNTDVPNEIYELMNLFPQPVRNTSGVEYGSRHKEEQK